A window from Leptospira wolffii serovar Khorat str. Khorat-H2 encodes these proteins:
- a CDS encoding CTP synthase, with the protein MSKTKFIFVTGGVCSSLGKGVSAAALGCLLESRGYTVSLQKMDPYINIDPGTMSPYQHGEVYVTEDGAETDLDLGYYERFTKSKFTRKNSVSTGQIYNTVIQRERKGDYLGRTVQVVPHITNEIRNRIYTLARENATDFVIVEIGGTVGDIESIPFLEAIRQMRYEHGPTQVLFIHVTLVPTITVAGEAKTKPTQHSVKELLALGIQPDILICRVNQPMPKEMKSKISSFCNVKEENVISASDISTSIYEIPKMYKEEKLDQVVLKTLGLELGKSNFTEWEKIIKSLQSAKHTVQIAVVGKYISLHDAYRSVYESLSHGGIANEANVEFIKVDPEKLDKTNVKDVLKSAHGVLVPGGFGDRGIEGKIAAIQYARTKGIPFFGICLGMQCAVIEYARNVLGLREANSTEFRPDSPDPVISLIEEQMDIDQMGGTMRLGSYPCKIKKNTLAFNEYKQELIYERHRHRFEFTNRYKQIFEEKGMVLSGISPDENLIEIVEIPDHPWFIGVQFHPEFTGKPTKPHPLFAGFIRAAVKLARK; encoded by the coding sequence TTGTCCAAGACTAAGTTTATTTTCGTGACCGGAGGAGTTTGCTCCTCATTGGGAAAGGGGGTTTCCGCAGCCGCCCTCGGATGCCTTCTGGAAAGTAGGGGATATACCGTTTCTCTGCAGAAAATGGACCCTTATATCAATATTGATCCGGGAACCATGAGTCCGTACCAGCACGGAGAGGTTTACGTAACCGAAGACGGTGCCGAGACGGATCTGGATTTGGGGTATTATGAGAGATTTACTAAGTCCAAGTTCACTCGTAAGAACTCCGTTTCCACAGGACAGATTTATAATACCGTTATCCAAAGAGAAAGAAAAGGGGACTATTTAGGAAGAACCGTCCAAGTCGTTCCACATATCACCAACGAAATTAGAAATAGAATCTACACTCTTGCTCGCGAAAATGCGACGGACTTCGTGATCGTAGAGATAGGAGGAACCGTAGGCGACATCGAATCCATTCCTTTCTTGGAAGCGATCCGACAAATGAGATACGAACATGGTCCCACTCAAGTACTATTCATCCATGTGACTCTAGTTCCTACAATCACCGTAGCGGGAGAAGCTAAGACCAAACCGACCCAACACTCCGTAAAAGAACTCTTAGCTTTAGGAATCCAACCGGACATTTTGATCTGTAGGGTCAATCAACCCATGCCCAAGGAGATGAAGAGTAAAATCTCCTCCTTCTGTAACGTGAAAGAGGAGAATGTGATCTCCGCCTCCGACATCAGCACTTCCATCTACGAAATCCCCAAGATGTACAAAGAGGAAAAATTGGATCAAGTCGTTCTAAAGACACTGGGACTGGAACTCGGAAAATCCAATTTCACCGAATGGGAAAAAATCATCAAGAGCCTCCAATCCGCTAAACATACGGTCCAGATCGCCGTGGTGGGAAAATATATTTCTTTGCATGACGCTTACCGTTCCGTTTACGAAAGCCTTTCCCACGGGGGAATCGCTAACGAAGCCAATGTGGAATTCATAAAAGTCGATCCGGAAAAACTGGATAAAACGAACGTGAAAGACGTTCTGAAATCTGCGCATGGAGTTCTCGTTCCGGGAGGTTTCGGAGACAGAGGCATCGAAGGAAAGATCGCCGCCATCCAATATGCTAGAACCAAAGGAATTCCTTTCTTCGGAATCTGTTTGGGAATGCAATGTGCGGTGATCGAATATGCACGTAATGTATTGGGTCTAAGGGAAGCCAATTCCACCGAGTTCCGTCCCGATTCTCCCGACCCGGTCATTTCTCTCATAGAGGAACAAATGGATATAGACCAAATGGGCGGAACGATGAGGCTCGGCTCTTATCCATGTAAAATCAAAAAGAACACCCTGGCTTTCAACGAATACAAACAAGAACTCATCTACGAAAGACATAGACATAGATTCGAGTTTACGAACCGATACAAACAGATCTTCGAAGAAAAGGGAATGGTCCTCTCCGGTATTTCTCCCGACGAAAATCTGATCGAAATCGTGGAAATTCCCGACCACCCTTGGTTTATCGGAGTCCAGTTCCATCCGGAATTCACCGGAAAGCCCACTAAGCCGCATCCATTATTCGCGGGTTTCATTCGCGCGGCAGTCAAATTAGCAAGGAAGTAA
- the kdsA gene encoding 3-deoxy-8-phosphooctulonate synthase, with product MSDRTAQEREFLGGSKIGGANPFFLIAGPCVMENRDLLDGVCAQMQEICAELKIPFIFKSSFDKANRSSVNSYRGPGLSEGIKHLEYIKNKYNVPVLTDIHETSQIGPLKDVIDVYQIPAFLCRQTDLIAESAKTGKWVNVKKGQFLAPQDCRHIKTKVQESGSEKYLVTERGSTFGYGNLVFDGRTVPILHGYDIPVVFDATHSAQLPGAAGNITGGQREFIPSIVRSAVALGIEGIFMEVHPDPAKALSDATTQYPLSEVKSLLKELVGLDRYVKQEILNRN from the coding sequence ATGAGCGATCGCACGGCACAGGAAAGGGAATTTTTAGGCGGTTCTAAAATAGGAGGGGCAAATCCCTTCTTTCTGATCGCCGGTCCCTGCGTGATGGAAAACAGAGACCTTTTAGACGGGGTCTGCGCCCAGATGCAGGAAATTTGCGCGGAACTAAAGATTCCTTTTATCTTCAAGAGCAGCTTCGATAAGGCGAATCGTTCCTCCGTAAATTCTTACCGTGGTCCGGGTTTATCCGAAGGGATCAAACATCTGGAGTATATTAAGAATAAATACAACGTTCCGGTCTTAACCGATATCCACGAGACTTCCCAAATCGGTCCTTTAAAAGACGTAATCGACGTGTACCAGATTCCCGCTTTTCTTTGCAGACAGACGGATCTGATCGCGGAATCCGCAAAGACAGGAAAATGGGTAAACGTGAAGAAGGGACAATTTCTCGCTCCGCAAGATTGCCGTCATATCAAGACCAAAGTGCAGGAATCCGGTTCCGAAAAATATCTAGTAACGGAAAGAGGAAGCACCTTCGGTTACGGGAATCTTGTCTTCGACGGTAGAACGGTTCCTATTTTACACGGATATGATATTCCGGTCGTATTCGACGCAACTCATTCCGCTCAATTGCCCGGAGCCGCAGGAAATATCACCGGGGGACAAAGAGAATTCATTCCCAGTATAGTAAGAAGCGCTGTCGCTTTGGGAATCGAAGGAATCTTCATGGAAGTGCATCCGGATCCAGCAAAGGCTCTTTCGGATGCCACCACGCAGTATCCGCTCTCCGAAGTGAAATCTTTATTAAAGGAATTAGTCGGTTTAGATCGCTACGTTAAACAGGAAATTCTAAACCGTAACTAA
- the lptC gene encoding LPS export ABC transporter periplasmic protein LptC, with protein MTLFGSVLILILSFFIFRGKPGTKYSRVEGEREKGSTVSFKNFQKDQYDDTGTVLWKLKAEEAYLFAKEKRYVLYGVDFDQYENGKFKSKLTGKKGDINQSKHLIVLEGDIVLRTVENRTLKAKSLQYNEETKELTSNEEVIIDANGTFIRGVGLKADKDLNKFTILRPSAITQGGANPLSSPK; from the coding sequence ATGACTCTATTCGGTTCCGTTCTAATATTAATTCTTTCCTTTTTTATCTTTAGAGGAAAGCCGGGAACGAAGTACAGCCGGGTCGAGGGGGAAAGGGAAAAAGGCTCCACCGTATCCTTCAAGAATTTCCAAAAGGATCAGTACGACGATACAGGTACTGTACTATGGAAATTGAAGGCGGAAGAAGCGTATCTTTTCGCAAAAGAAAAAAGATACGTGCTCTATGGAGTGGATTTCGATCAGTACGAAAATGGTAAGTTCAAATCCAAACTGACCGGCAAAAAAGGGGATATCAATCAATCCAAACACCTGATAGTATTGGAAGGGGATATCGTCTTGAGGACGGTGGAAAATCGAACTCTCAAAGCCAAGTCTCTACAATACAACGAAGAAACAAAGGAACTTACCTCTAACGAAGAGGTGATCATCGACGCCAACGGCACTTTTATCCGCGGAGTCGGACTAAAAGCGGATAAGGATCTGAACAAATTTACCATTCTTCGCCCCTCCGCCATCACTCAGGGCGGCGCTAATCCTCTTTCTTCCCCTAAATGA
- a CDS encoding LptA/OstA family protein → MLKRLFIIFLFIAASSLLSHSRPPLLFSPESLDRKSFEGIGEPDPKRQESFPTYWGASALTQEDREVQGLKVTIFSLEGGAWIQHKKVKLGANRIEVYGKEAYKAYLKNGVHVEDQENGTTLRAGVGEYDKYSEMVYIRERPRLYFRDKTGKQTVISAVTIERELSTKVTKFKGGVIVSHPEITIFCSEAVFKESEHTISTDPNPILLSKNRYLTGQRLTFYTNESRIVLEEKNVLFQTAIETKKDQEGKEANETVLTILKGDKIDSGPNQENERTVRLSGNATVLRKDLKITADAIESVGGDSRIIKAKQNIKVHDRENRLLLSGHIFEFFRQEDYLHLREEAKMEFLDKDSSNVTSTVFAQEFERFTDKKETVIRGDIRIKAKNTDALGEYATYYENDESIILEGNPRIDRAGKLLRAGKIVFYPREGRSILTEGVHLGN, encoded by the coding sequence ATGCTAAAACGTCTTTTTATAATATTCTTATTTATTGCTGCTTCTTCTCTTCTTTCCCACAGCAGGCCGCCGCTTCTTTTTTCTCCCGAAAGCTTGGACAGAAAATCCTTCGAAGGAATCGGGGAACCGGATCCTAAACGACAGGAAAGTTTTCCCACCTATTGGGGAGCGAGCGCCCTAACCCAAGAGGACAGGGAAGTGCAAGGGCTCAAGGTCACCATATTCAGTTTAGAGGGAGGGGCTTGGATCCAACATAAGAAAGTCAAATTGGGCGCGAATAGAATCGAAGTCTACGGCAAGGAGGCTTATAAGGCCTATCTGAAAAACGGGGTACATGTGGAGGACCAGGAAAACGGGACCACTCTAAGAGCCGGAGTGGGAGAATACGATAAATACTCCGAAATGGTCTATATCCGGGAAAGGCCCAGATTATACTTCCGTGATAAGACCGGCAAACAAACGGTCATCTCCGCGGTGACGATAGAAAGGGAACTTTCCACCAAGGTCACTAAATTTAAAGGCGGGGTAATCGTTTCCCATCCTGAAATTACGATCTTCTGTTCGGAGGCCGTCTTCAAGGAATCGGAGCATACGATTAGTACGGATCCGAATCCTATTCTTCTCTCCAAAAATCGTTATCTTACCGGACAGAGGCTTACATTCTATACGAACGAAAGTCGTATCGTTTTAGAAGAAAAGAATGTACTCTTTCAAACCGCAATCGAGACCAAAAAGGACCAAGAAGGAAAAGAAGCGAACGAGACGGTTCTGACCATCCTAAAAGGGGACAAGATAGATAGCGGACCGAACCAGGAAAACGAAAGGACGGTTCGGCTCTCCGGCAACGCAACCGTTCTTAGAAAGGATCTGAAAATCACAGCGGACGCGATCGAATCCGTAGGAGGAGACTCGAGGATCATTAAGGCCAAGCAGAATATCAAGGTGCATGATCGGGAGAATCGACTCCTTCTCTCCGGACATATTTTCGAATTCTTTCGCCAAGAGGATTACCTTCATCTTAGAGAAGAAGCTAAGATGGAATTCTTGGACAAGGATTCCTCCAACGTTACGAGTACAGTCTTCGCACAAGAGTTCGAAAGATTTACAGATAAAAAAGAAACAGTGATCCGAGGCGATATCCGAATCAAGGCCAAGAATACCGACGCATTAGGAGAATACGCAACCTATTATGAGAATGATGAATCGATCATTCTAGAGGGAAATCCGCGTATCGATCGGGCCGGTAAGTTGTTGAGAGCGGGAAAAATCGTCTTTTATCCCAGAGAAGGAAGATCAATTCTGACCGAAGGGGTCCATTTAGGAAATTAA
- the lptB gene encoding LPS export ABC transporter ATP-binding protein — MGQRIRCQNLVKIYNGRKVVDGVTFDVRKGEVVGLLGPNGAGKTTSFYMSVGFVQPDSGHVFIDNEDVTEAPMHVRAKLGVGYLAQEASIFRKLTVAENLEAILETLKIPRSEIVRRRDELLLELQIMRVANQKGFTLSGGERRRCEIARALVTNPDFILLDEPFAGVDPIAVKDIQTVINSLKQKGLGILITDHNVRETLKITDRAYIMHSGRILIAGTPKELVNDKEAKRMYLGEDFKL; from the coding sequence ATGGGACAAAGAATCCGATGTCAAAATCTAGTAAAAATCTATAATGGTCGCAAGGTAGTAGACGGAGTCACATTCGATGTCCGTAAAGGCGAAGTCGTTGGCCTGCTCGGACCCAACGGTGCCGGAAAAACCACATCATTCTATATGTCAGTCGGATTCGTTCAACCGGATTCGGGACACGTATTCATAGATAACGAAGACGTAACGGAAGCGCCTATGCACGTTCGTGCTAAATTAGGAGTCGGTTATCTAGCGCAAGAGGCTTCCATTTTTCGTAAGCTAACGGTGGCGGAAAATCTGGAAGCGATTTTGGAGACTCTCAAAATTCCTCGTTCGGAAATCGTACGAAGAAGAGACGAACTACTGTTAGAACTGCAAATTATGAGGGTCGCCAATCAAAAAGGGTTTACACTCTCGGGAGGAGAAAGAAGAAGATGCGAGATCGCCCGGGCATTGGTAACAAATCCGGACTTTATCCTTCTTGACGAGCCGTTCGCGGGAGTGGATCCTATAGCTGTTAAAGATATTCAGACCGTTATAAATAGTTTAAAACAGAAAGGGCTGGGGATTTTAATTACCGACCATAACGTTCGGGAAACCTTGAAAATTACGGATCGTGCATATATCATGCACAGTGGGAGAATCCTTATCGCGGGAACTCCCAAAGAATTGGTGAACGATAAGGAAGCCAAGAGAATGTA